The Plasmodium gaboni strain SY75 chromosome 3, whole genome shotgun sequence genome includes the window ATTGAAGGAGATGGTTTTAAAATTCAATGTTACGATACATTAACAGGtatcaaaatatttatagtTCACAAAGATGACTTAAATATTGACATGaatacatatttaaaaaggGTATATGAATTGTATAGTGATATCATATTGAAGAATCCTTTCTATGATATTGATATGCCTATACGTTCAGCAGTTTTTAATGAACAAATTGAAAAACTGTTTTCCAACATAAGCtgaaaaataaacaaaatatagttgtacatatatatatatatatttcatacttttatgtttatttttcaaGCCCATTTTGGAATTGAACTAATTTCATATACCACtaagaaattattatatatacattatatatatatatatatatataaatatatatatatatatttttttttttaaagttatacatacatacacacaaacacatatatatatatatatatatatatatatatttatatttatatatttttgtgtgatctttatttttgagcaaaataaatacataaaataataatccAAATATCCATCTAGCGAACGCTGAAGAAGAGAaatcttatatatatatatttatatatgttaattaCGGAGTAGAGATAAAATGAGCATGTTTCTTAATAtacttatttttattgatGCAGCAAGTGTTGCCTTTTTGTTAATAACATTTCTTATGATcaatataaatgaagaaagCTTAGAATTAAGTCAAGAACATAGAgaaaatggaaaaaaagCATTGGTTGTAGCCATAATATTGTATGTTATTTTCcttgttttattatttatttacaaagcttataaaaacaaacgtaaattatataccaacttttttatgaaaaagaGAAACGCACCCAAATATGTGCAACTAGCAAGTACTTATTTATCTGCAAGTGACGAATATGAACaatatgaattaaataaaatttaacatatataatatatatatatatagtgatgtttttatttattttttgttatatataaataaatgtatatatatatatatatatatatatatatatatatatgtgcatataattttttatatatgtataaatttATGAACAATTCATGCTATTatacctttttttttatgaactgttcataataatttatcatatGTATGCATACAcacaaaaaatatgatatatatatatatatataata containing:
- a CDS encoding hypothetical protein (conserved Plasmodium protein, unknown function) → MSMFLNILIFIDAASVAFLLITFLMININEESLELSQEHRENGKKALVVAIILYVIFLVLLFIYKAYKNKRKLYTNFFMKKRNAPKYVQLASTYLSASDEYEQYELNKI
- a CDS encoding putative trafficking protein particle complex subunit 4 — protein: MYSLYVNNQHGTLVYQKHFSEEIKLNSNEEIRLASMLHGISTISEKINVYSSLSEKKTNIFQSLEKKGIETIEGDGFKIQCYDTLTGIKIFIVHKDDLNIDMNTYLKRVYELYSDIILKNPFYDIDMPIRSAVFNEQIEKLFSNIS